A window of Primulina tabacum isolate GXHZ01 chromosome 4, ASM2559414v2, whole genome shotgun sequence contains these coding sequences:
- the LOC142542234 gene encoding putative UDP-N-acetylglucosamine--peptide N-acetylglucosaminyltransferase SEC, producing the protein MLSLQSNPRQYNLSLQQVQRQQQQSQVGSRTPYNVVANHHIDDPSLSFPSGVNVKPELSSEVGVDMLLNLAHQNYKAGNYKQALEHSKAVYDRNPRRTDNLLLLGAVYYQLHDFDLCIAKNEEALRIDPHFAECYGNMANAWKEKGNVDVAIRYYLIAIELRPNFADAWSNLASAYMRKGRLNEAAQCCRQSLALNPLSVDAHSNLGNLMKAQGLVQEASKCYMEALRIQPTFAIAWSNLAGLCMEASDLNRALHYYKEAVKLKPDFSDAYLNLGNVYKALGMPQESIVCYQRALQSRPDSAMAFGNLASVYYEESNLDMAILNYKRAIACDPGFLEAYNNLGNALKDAGRVEDAIHCYRQCLSLQPSHPQALTNLGNIYMEWNMMSAAAQCYKATLSVTTGLSAPFNNLAIIYKQQGNHADAISCYNEVLRIDPLAADGLVNRGNSFKEIGRVNEAIQDYLDAIAIRPMMAEAHANLASAYKDSCHVEAAIKSYKQALMLRPDFPEATCNLLHTLQCVCDWDDREKMFIEVEGILRRQIKLSVIPSVQPFHAIAYPLDPMLALEISRKYAVHSSVVASRYSLPSFNHAPPLPVKSGGRNGRLRIGYVSSDFGNHPLSHLMGSVFGMHNRENIEIFCYALSPNDGTEWRLRIQSEAEHFIDVSSMSSDMIARMINEHQIQVLINLNGYTKGARNEIFAMQPAPIQVSYMGFPGTTGATYIHYLVTDEFVSPTCYSHIYSEKIASLPHCYFVNDYKQKNRDVLDPNCHPKRSDYGLPEDKFIFACFNQLYKMDPEILTIWCNILKRVPKSALWLLRFPAAGEMRLRARAASLGVLPDQIIFTDVAMKQEHIRRSSLADLFLDTPLCNAHTTGTDILWAGLPMVTLPLEKMATRVAGSLCLATGVGDEMIVHSMKEYEEKAVSLAMNPSKLQNLTSRLKAARLSCPLFDTARWVKNLERAYFRMWNLYCSGQHPQAFKVNENDLEFPHDH; encoded by the exons TTGGCGTGGACATGCTCTTGAACCTTGCTCATCAGAATTACAAAGCAGGAAATTATAAGCAGGCATTAGAACATAGCAAGGCTGTGTATGATAGAAATCCACGACGCACTGATAACCTTCTTCTGTTGGGTGCTGTTTATTATC AGTTACACGACTTCGATTTGTGCATTGCGAAGAACGAAGAAGCTCTTAGAATTGATCCACATTTTGCCGAGTGCTATGGGAATATGGCAAATGCTTGGAAA GAGAAAGGCAACGTTGATGTTGCTATTCGCTATTACTTGATTGCGATTGAG CTTCGACCTAATTTTGCTGATGCATGGTCTAACTTAGCCAGTGCTTACATGAGAAAAGGAAGGTTGAATGAGGCAGCCCAATGTTGTCGCCAATCActtgctttgaatcctctttcg GTTGATGCTCATAGTAACCTTGGAAATCTGATGAAAGCTCAAGGATTAGTGCAAGAG GCCTCTAAGTGTTATATGGAAGCACTCCGTATACAGCCAACTTTTGCTATTGCCTGGTCTAATCTTGCTGGTCTTTGTATGGAGGCAAGTGATCTTAACAGGGCCCTACACTACTACAAG GAAGCTGTGAAGTTGAAGCCCGACTTCTCAGATGCCTACTTGAATTTGGGAAATGTTTACAAG GCCTTGGGAATGCCTCAAGAGTCTATTGTATGTTATCAACGAGCCCTGCAGTCACGACCAGACAGCGCAATGGCTTTTG GCAACTTGGCAAGTGTGTACTATGAGGAAAGCAACCTTGATATGGCAATACTCAACTACAAACGAGCTATTGCTTGTGATCCTGGATTCCTGGAGGCATACAATAACTTG GGCAATGCATTGAAAGATGCTGGAAGAGTGGAGGATGCAATTCACTGCTACCGC CAATGCCTATCTCTTCAACCAAGTCATCCTCAAGCTCTCACCAATCTCGGAAATATTTATATGGAGTG gaaTATGATGAGTGCTGCAGCTCAATGCTACAAGGCAACACTGTCTGTCACAACAGGACTTTCCGCCCCTTTCAATAATTTAGCTATAATATACAAACAACAG GGCAATCATGCAGATGCGATATCTTGCTACAACGAGGTCTTGAGGATAGATCCATTGGCTGCAGATGGACTGGTTAATCGAGGAAACTCTTTCAAAGAAATTGGAAGAGTTAATGAGGCGATTCAAGACTATCTCGATGCTATTGCTATCCGACCAATGATGGCTGAGGCTCATGCAAATTTGGCTTCCGCTTACAAGGACAG TTGTCATGTGGAAGCAGCTATTAAAAGTTATAAGCAAGCATTGATGTTGCGCCCAGATTTCCCTGAGGCAACATGTAACCTTCTTCACACTTTGCAG TGCGTCTGTGACTGGGATGATCGGGAGAAGATGTTTATTGAAGTTGAAGGGATACTTAGGAGACAGATTAAG TTGTCAGTCATCCCAAGTGTGCAGCCTTTCCATGCAATTGCGTATCCCCTTGACCCCATGCTTGCATTGGAGATCAG TCGAAAATATGCAGTACATTCTTCGGTAGTAGCATCCCGCTATTCACTTCCTTCTTTTAATCATGCTCCTCCATTGCCTGTAAAGAGCGGGGGCAGGAATGGCCGGTTAAGGATCGG ATATGTAAGCAGTGACTTTGGTAACCATCCATTGTCTCATCTTATGGGTTCGGTTTTTGGCATGCATAATAGAGAGAATATTGAG ATATTCTGCTATGCATTGAGTCCAAATGATGGCACTGAATGGAGGCTTCGTATCCAATCTGAAGCGGAGCATTTCATTGATGTGTCTTCAATGTCATCTGATATGATAGCGAGGATGATCAATGAACATCAGATACAAGTGCTCATCAATCTAAATGGTTACACCAAG GGTGCAAGAAATGAAATATTTGCTATGCAGCCTGCTCCTATCCAGGTGTCTTATATGGGATTTCCTGGGACAACTGGAGCGACCTACATACATTATTTGGTTACTGACGAG TTCGTTTCTCCAACATGTTACTCTCATATATACTCTGAAAAAATAGCTAGTCTTCCTCATTGCTATTTTGTGAATGACTATAAACAG AAAAACCGTGATGTACTGGATCCAAACTGCCATCCCAAGCGATCGGACTATGGACTTCCTGAGGACAAATTTATATTCGCCTGTTTCAATCAACTTTACAAAATGGACCCTGAAATACTCACGATATG GTGCAATATCCTTAAGCGTGTCCCAAAGAGTGCACTTTGGCTTCTTAGATTTCCGGCGGCAGGGGAGATGAGGCTTCGTGCAC GTGCTGCTTCACTAGGTGTGTTACCAGACCAAATAATCTTCACAGATGTTGCAATGAAACAGGAACACATTAGACGCAGTTCGTTAGCAGACTTATTTCTTGATAC GCCTCTTTGCAACGCACATACAACAGGAACAGATATTCTTTGGGCTGGACTACCTATGGTCACTCTTCCGCTTGAGAAAATGGCGACTAGAGTTGCTGGTTCACTCTGTTTGGCGACAGGAGTTGGGGACGAGATGATTGTTCATAG TATGAAAGAGTACGAAGAAAAAGCGGTGTCTTTGGCCATGAATCCTTCGAAGCTTCAAAATCTAACCAGCAGACTCAAGGCCGCCCGTTTGAGTTGCCCTCTGTTTGACACTGCACGATGG GTGAAGAATTTGGAGCGTGCCTACTTCAGGATGTGGAATTTGTACTGTTCTGGTCAACATCCTCAAGCCTTCAAAGTCAATGAGAATGACTTGGAATTTCCACATGACCATTAG
- the LOC142541316 gene encoding cysteine proteinase inhibitor B-like: protein MSKSPTIIFLLLLLLLAPPLSIPSSVAVGARVGGRTEVKDVERNGEIQDLGKFCVQQYNLQLQKKGSQAATQPLEFSKVVEAQTQVVSGIKYYLKISASGQIYDAEVVVRPWVRAKEMLSFSPSPRSTGN from the coding sequence ATGTCAAAATCCCCCACCATTAtcttcctcctcctcctcctcctcctcgcGCCGCCACTGTCCATCCCCTCCTCCGTCGCTGTCGGAGCAAGAGTGGGTGGACGGACGGAAGTAAAGGACGTGGAAAGAAACGGGGAGATTCAAGATCTCGGCAAATTCTgcgtacaacagtacaatcttcaGCTCCAGAAGAAGGGCAGCCAGGCTGCTACGCAGCCACTTGAGTTCTCGAAGGTTGTGGAGGCGCAGACTCAGGTGGTCTCTGGGATCAAATATTACCTGAAAATCTCGGCTTCGGGACAGATTTATGACGCAGAGGTGGTGGTTAGGCCGTGGGTTCGTGCCAAGGAGATGCTAAGTTTCTCACCTTCCCCGCGTAGCACCGGCAATTAG
- the LOC142542235 gene encoding DNA topoisomerase 3-beta isoform X1, whose protein sequence is MAPKVLMVAEKPSIALSIASVLSGGRMSNRRGSTEVHEFDGMFLGFPVHYKVTSVIGHVFSVDFPARYQDWNATNPLDLFDASIAKTESNPKAHICRHLSQEARGCGHLVLWLDCDREGENICFEVIECTGFHLKDGKKVYRARFSSVTEKDIHKAMDSLVEPNKNEALAVDARQEIDLKVGVAFTRFQTSYFNGKYGNLDSRVISYGPCQTPTLGFCVQRHLQITTFKPEKFWALHPHIIHKGYELKLEWERHRLFDSDITMMFQNFVKEDGILKVTDISEKQESKGRPTGLNTVNLLKVASSALGFGPHLAMQLAERLYTQGFISYPRTESTAYPSSFDYKGTLGALVQNPVWGGYVHHLLSEGYHKPRSGSDAGDHPPITPMASATEDMLGHDAWKLYQYICQHFLGSLSPDCKYTRVKVQFEAGGESFHCVGQHVIAQGFTSIMPWLAVSEINIPQFSEGENIRISRIEIDEGSTQPPDYLSESELISLMEKNGIGTDASIPVHINNICERNYVQVQAGRRLYPTVLGISLIRGYQCIDPDLCLPDIRSFIEHQISLVAKGQADHSIVVEHVIEQFKRKFIYFVKQIENMDALFEAEFSPLSDSGRVLSKCGKCLRYMKHISSQPSRLYCATCEEIYYTPQKGTIKLYKELTCPLDNFELLIFSMPGPDGKSFPFCPYCFNNPPFEGIENIFGESKTSSAVTLGKGAGMPCFLCPHPTCQHSMVSQGVCACPECDGTMVLDPVSAPKWRLYCNMCKCLVSLPEGAHRISTTEDQCPECDSTIIEVDFNKKTTPLKDGTTLHVGCILCDELLHSLVEMKHGKSFSGYGRHRGRSRGRGRRGYRGSRGRGGKKPQDPKMSFRDF, encoded by the exons ATGGCACCTAAAGTTCTAATG GTGGCAGAGAAGCCGAGCATTGCTCTCTCGATCGCTTCAGTACTTTCCGGTGGCCGT ATGTCCAACCGAAGGGGGAGTACCGAGGTGCATGAGTTTGATGGGATGTTTTTGGGATTTCCCGTGCATTATAAAGTGACGTCAGTGATTGGCCATGTTTTCAG TGTAGATTTTCCAGCTCGATATCAAGATTGGAATGCTACAAATCCTCTGGATCTCTTCGACGCCTCAATTGCTAAGACAGAATCTAACCCAaag GCTCACATTTGTAGGCATTTAAGCCAAGAAGCTCGTGGTTGTGGACATCTAGTGTTGTGGTTGGATTGTGATCGTGAAGGTGAAAATATATGTTTTGAAG TCATTGAGTGCActggattccacttgaaagATGGCAAAAAAGTTTATCGTGCTCGGTTCTCATCTGTCACTGAGAAGGATATTCATAAAGCCATGGATAGCCTCGTCGAACCTAACAAGAATGAGGCATTGGCTGTGGACGCCCGCCAAGAGATAGATTTGAAAGTTGGTGTCGCCTTCACAAGATTTCAGACAAGCTATTTCAATGGGAAATATGGAAACCTTGATTCAAGAGTTATCTC TTATGGACCGTGCCAAACTCCGACTCTTGGATTTTGTGTGCAACGACACCTACAAATTACTACTTTTAAGCCAGAAAAATTTTGGGCGTTGCATCCTCACATAATACACAAAGGCTACGAACTCAAATTAGAATGGGAGCGCCACAGGTTATTTGACTCAGAT ATTACTATGATGTTCCAGAACTTTGTAAAAGAAGATGGAATATTGAAAGTTACTGATATATCAGAAAAACAGGAGTCAAAAGGTCGTCCAACTGGTCTAAACACGGTGAACCTTCTGAAG GTTGCTTCAAGTGCTTTGGGCTTTGGACCTCACCTGGCTATGCAATTGGCAGAGCGATTATATACACAAGGTTTTATCAG CTATCCTCGTACAGAGAGCACTGCATATCCATCTTCATTTGATTACAAGGGCACTCTTGGGGCACTTGTTCAGAATCCAGTATGGGGTGGTTACGTGCATCATCTTCTCTCTGAGGGTTATCACAAACCACGTTCAGGAagtgatgcaggtgatcatcCCCCAATTACTCCAATGGCTTCAGCTACCGAGGATATGTTGGGGCATGATGCATGGAAGCTCTACCAGTACATCTGTCAACATTTTCTCGGATCTCTTTCTCCCGATTGCAAATACACAAG GGTAAAAGTTCAATTTGAAGCTGGTGGAGAATCATTCCATTGTGTTGGACAGCATGTCATAGCTCAAGGATTCACATCTATCATGCCGTGGTTGGCAGTAAGTGAGATAAATATTCCTCAGTTTTCTGAAGGGGAGAATATTCGCATTTCGAGAATTGAAATCGACGAG GGAAGCACGCAACCACCAGATTACCTTAGTGAAAGTGAACTTATATCGTTGATGGAAAAAAATGGCATAGGGACAGATGCATCCATTCCTGTCCATATCAACAACATTTGTGAACGCAATTATGTACAG GTACAAGCAGGTAGAAGATTGTATCCTACTGTTTTAGGTATCAGCTTAATAAGAGGCTACCAATGTATAGATCCAGATCTCTGTTTGCCTGACATCCGAAGTTTCATTGAGCACCAGATCAGCCTTGTGGCCAAAGGTCAGGCGGACCATTCTATAGTTGTAGAGCATGTGATAGAGCAATTCAAAAGGAAGTTTATTTACTTTGTCAAGCAG ATTGAAAACATGGATGCGCTATTTGAAGCGGAATTTTCTCCTCTCTCAGATTCTGGGCGTGTTCTTAGTAAATGTGGCAAATGTTTGAGATACATGAAGCACATATCAAGCCAGCCATCACGGCTATACTGTGCCACATGTGAGGAAATTTATTACACTCCTCAAAAGGGTACAATCAAG CTATACAAGGAACTAACCTGCCCTCTAGATAATTTCGAGCTTTTGATCTTCTCGATGCCCGGTCCAGACGGTAAATCCTTCCCTTTCTGCCCTTACTGTTTCAACAATCCGCCATTTGAAGGCATCGAAAATATATTCGGTGAAAGTAAAACAAGTAGTGCTGTTACGTTGGGGAAGGGAGCTGGCATGCCATGTTTCCTCTGCCCACACCCCACATGCCAGCATTCCATGGTATCCCAAGGCGTCTGTGCTTGCCCAGAATGTGACGGCACAATGGTGCTGGATCCAGTCAGCGCTCCCAAATGGAGGCTTTATTGCAATATGTGCAAGTGCCTTGTTTCCCTTCCTGAAGGCGCTCATAGGATCTCTACGACTGAAGACCAGTGTCCTGAGTGCGACTCAACTATCATAGAGGTAGACTTTAATAAGAAGACGACCCCTTTAAAGGATGGAACTACGTTGCACGTTGGATGCATTCTTTGCGATGAGTTGTTGCATTCACTGGTGGAGATGAAGCATGGGAAGTCGTTTTCAGGGTATGGGAGACACAGGGGACGGAGTAGGGGAAGAGGGCGACGTGGATATCGTGGCAGCAGAGGACGTGGTGGGAAGAAACCTCAAGACCCAAAAATGAGCTTCCGAGATTTTTGA
- the LOC142542235 gene encoding DNA topoisomerase 3-beta isoform X2, translating to MFSDFPARYQDWNATNPLDLFDASIAKTESNPKAHICRHLSQEARGCGHLVLWLDCDREGENICFEVIECTGFHLKDGKKVYRARFSSVTEKDIHKAMDSLVEPNKNEALAVDARQEIDLKVGVAFTRFQTSYFNGKYGNLDSRVISYGPCQTPTLGFCVQRHLQITTFKPEKFWALHPHIIHKGYELKLEWERHRLFDSDITMMFQNFVKEDGILKVTDISEKQESKGRPTGLNTVNLLKVASSALGFGPHLAMQLAERLYTQGFISYPRTESTAYPSSFDYKGTLGALVQNPVWGGYVHHLLSEGYHKPRSGSDAGDHPPITPMASATEDMLGHDAWKLYQYICQHFLGSLSPDCKYTRVKVQFEAGGESFHCVGQHVIAQGFTSIMPWLAVSEINIPQFSEGENIRISRIEIDEGSTQPPDYLSESELISLMEKNGIGTDASIPVHINNICERNYVQVQAGRRLYPTVLGISLIRGYQCIDPDLCLPDIRSFIEHQISLVAKGQADHSIVVEHVIEQFKRKFIYFVKQIENMDALFEAEFSPLSDSGRVLSKCGKCLRYMKHISSQPSRLYCATCEEIYYTPQKGTIKLYKELTCPLDNFELLIFSMPGPDGKSFPFCPYCFNNPPFEGIENIFGESKTSSAVTLGKGAGMPCFLCPHPTCQHSMVSQGVCACPECDGTMVLDPVSAPKWRLYCNMCKCLVSLPEGAHRISTTEDQCPECDSTIIEVDFNKKTTPLKDGTTLHVGCILCDELLHSLVEMKHGKSFSGYGRHRGRSRGRGRRGYRGSRGRGGKKPQDPKMSFRDF from the exons ATGTTTTCAG ATTTTCCAGCTCGATATCAAGATTGGAATGCTACAAATCCTCTGGATCTCTTCGACGCCTCAATTGCTAAGACAGAATCTAACCCAaag GCTCACATTTGTAGGCATTTAAGCCAAGAAGCTCGTGGTTGTGGACATCTAGTGTTGTGGTTGGATTGTGATCGTGAAGGTGAAAATATATGTTTTGAAG TCATTGAGTGCActggattccacttgaaagATGGCAAAAAAGTTTATCGTGCTCGGTTCTCATCTGTCACTGAGAAGGATATTCATAAAGCCATGGATAGCCTCGTCGAACCTAACAAGAATGAGGCATTGGCTGTGGACGCCCGCCAAGAGATAGATTTGAAAGTTGGTGTCGCCTTCACAAGATTTCAGACAAGCTATTTCAATGGGAAATATGGAAACCTTGATTCAAGAGTTATCTC TTATGGACCGTGCCAAACTCCGACTCTTGGATTTTGTGTGCAACGACACCTACAAATTACTACTTTTAAGCCAGAAAAATTTTGGGCGTTGCATCCTCACATAATACACAAAGGCTACGAACTCAAATTAGAATGGGAGCGCCACAGGTTATTTGACTCAGAT ATTACTATGATGTTCCAGAACTTTGTAAAAGAAGATGGAATATTGAAAGTTACTGATATATCAGAAAAACAGGAGTCAAAAGGTCGTCCAACTGGTCTAAACACGGTGAACCTTCTGAAG GTTGCTTCAAGTGCTTTGGGCTTTGGACCTCACCTGGCTATGCAATTGGCAGAGCGATTATATACACAAGGTTTTATCAG CTATCCTCGTACAGAGAGCACTGCATATCCATCTTCATTTGATTACAAGGGCACTCTTGGGGCACTTGTTCAGAATCCAGTATGGGGTGGTTACGTGCATCATCTTCTCTCTGAGGGTTATCACAAACCACGTTCAGGAagtgatgcaggtgatcatcCCCCAATTACTCCAATGGCTTCAGCTACCGAGGATATGTTGGGGCATGATGCATGGAAGCTCTACCAGTACATCTGTCAACATTTTCTCGGATCTCTTTCTCCCGATTGCAAATACACAAG GGTAAAAGTTCAATTTGAAGCTGGTGGAGAATCATTCCATTGTGTTGGACAGCATGTCATAGCTCAAGGATTCACATCTATCATGCCGTGGTTGGCAGTAAGTGAGATAAATATTCCTCAGTTTTCTGAAGGGGAGAATATTCGCATTTCGAGAATTGAAATCGACGAG GGAAGCACGCAACCACCAGATTACCTTAGTGAAAGTGAACTTATATCGTTGATGGAAAAAAATGGCATAGGGACAGATGCATCCATTCCTGTCCATATCAACAACATTTGTGAACGCAATTATGTACAG GTACAAGCAGGTAGAAGATTGTATCCTACTGTTTTAGGTATCAGCTTAATAAGAGGCTACCAATGTATAGATCCAGATCTCTGTTTGCCTGACATCCGAAGTTTCATTGAGCACCAGATCAGCCTTGTGGCCAAAGGTCAGGCGGACCATTCTATAGTTGTAGAGCATGTGATAGAGCAATTCAAAAGGAAGTTTATTTACTTTGTCAAGCAG ATTGAAAACATGGATGCGCTATTTGAAGCGGAATTTTCTCCTCTCTCAGATTCTGGGCGTGTTCTTAGTAAATGTGGCAAATGTTTGAGATACATGAAGCACATATCAAGCCAGCCATCACGGCTATACTGTGCCACATGTGAGGAAATTTATTACACTCCTCAAAAGGGTACAATCAAG CTATACAAGGAACTAACCTGCCCTCTAGATAATTTCGAGCTTTTGATCTTCTCGATGCCCGGTCCAGACGGTAAATCCTTCCCTTTCTGCCCTTACTGTTTCAACAATCCGCCATTTGAAGGCATCGAAAATATATTCGGTGAAAGTAAAACAAGTAGTGCTGTTACGTTGGGGAAGGGAGCTGGCATGCCATGTTTCCTCTGCCCACACCCCACATGCCAGCATTCCATGGTATCCCAAGGCGTCTGTGCTTGCCCAGAATGTGACGGCACAATGGTGCTGGATCCAGTCAGCGCTCCCAAATGGAGGCTTTATTGCAATATGTGCAAGTGCCTTGTTTCCCTTCCTGAAGGCGCTCATAGGATCTCTACGACTGAAGACCAGTGTCCTGAGTGCGACTCAACTATCATAGAGGTAGACTTTAATAAGAAGACGACCCCTTTAAAGGATGGAACTACGTTGCACGTTGGATGCATTCTTTGCGATGAGTTGTTGCATTCACTGGTGGAGATGAAGCATGGGAAGTCGTTTTCAGGGTATGGGAGACACAGGGGACGGAGTAGGGGAAGAGGGCGACGTGGATATCGTGGCAGCAGAGGACGTGGTGGGAAGAAACCTCAAGACCCAAAAATGAGCTTCCGAGATTTTTGA
- the LOC142542235 gene encoding DNA topoisomerase 3-beta isoform X3, whose product MLQILWISSTPQLLRQNLTQRHLSQEARGCGHLVLWLDCDREGENICFEVIECTGFHLKDGKKVYRARFSSVTEKDIHKAMDSLVEPNKNEALAVDARQEIDLKVGVAFTRFQTSYFNGKYGNLDSRVISYGPCQTPTLGFCVQRHLQITTFKPEKFWALHPHIIHKGYELKLEWERHRLFDSDITMMFQNFVKEDGILKVTDISEKQESKGRPTGLNTVNLLKVASSALGFGPHLAMQLAERLYTQGFISYPRTESTAYPSSFDYKGTLGALVQNPVWGGYVHHLLSEGYHKPRSGSDAGDHPPITPMASATEDMLGHDAWKLYQYICQHFLGSLSPDCKYTRVKVQFEAGGESFHCVGQHVIAQGFTSIMPWLAVSEINIPQFSEGENIRISRIEIDEGSTQPPDYLSESELISLMEKNGIGTDASIPVHINNICERNYVQVQAGRRLYPTVLGISLIRGYQCIDPDLCLPDIRSFIEHQISLVAKGQADHSIVVEHVIEQFKRKFIYFVKQIENMDALFEAEFSPLSDSGRVLSKCGKCLRYMKHISSQPSRLYCATCEEIYYTPQKGTIKLYKELTCPLDNFELLIFSMPGPDGKSFPFCPYCFNNPPFEGIENIFGESKTSSAVTLGKGAGMPCFLCPHPTCQHSMVSQGVCACPECDGTMVLDPVSAPKWRLYCNMCKCLVSLPEGAHRISTTEDQCPECDSTIIEVDFNKKTTPLKDGTTLHVGCILCDELLHSLVEMKHGKSFSGYGRHRGRSRGRGRRGYRGSRGRGGKKPQDPKMSFRDF is encoded by the exons ATGCTACAAATCCTCTGGATCTCTTCGACGCCTCAATTGCTAAGACAGAATCTAACCCAaag GCATTTAAGCCAAGAAGCTCGTGGTTGTGGACATCTAGTGTTGTGGTTGGATTGTGATCGTGAAGGTGAAAATATATGTTTTGAAG TCATTGAGTGCActggattccacttgaaagATGGCAAAAAAGTTTATCGTGCTCGGTTCTCATCTGTCACTGAGAAGGATATTCATAAAGCCATGGATAGCCTCGTCGAACCTAACAAGAATGAGGCATTGGCTGTGGACGCCCGCCAAGAGATAGATTTGAAAGTTGGTGTCGCCTTCACAAGATTTCAGACAAGCTATTTCAATGGGAAATATGGAAACCTTGATTCAAGAGTTATCTC TTATGGACCGTGCCAAACTCCGACTCTTGGATTTTGTGTGCAACGACACCTACAAATTACTACTTTTAAGCCAGAAAAATTTTGGGCGTTGCATCCTCACATAATACACAAAGGCTACGAACTCAAATTAGAATGGGAGCGCCACAGGTTATTTGACTCAGAT ATTACTATGATGTTCCAGAACTTTGTAAAAGAAGATGGAATATTGAAAGTTACTGATATATCAGAAAAACAGGAGTCAAAAGGTCGTCCAACTGGTCTAAACACGGTGAACCTTCTGAAG GTTGCTTCAAGTGCTTTGGGCTTTGGACCTCACCTGGCTATGCAATTGGCAGAGCGATTATATACACAAGGTTTTATCAG CTATCCTCGTACAGAGAGCACTGCATATCCATCTTCATTTGATTACAAGGGCACTCTTGGGGCACTTGTTCAGAATCCAGTATGGGGTGGTTACGTGCATCATCTTCTCTCTGAGGGTTATCACAAACCACGTTCAGGAagtgatgcaggtgatcatcCCCCAATTACTCCAATGGCTTCAGCTACCGAGGATATGTTGGGGCATGATGCATGGAAGCTCTACCAGTACATCTGTCAACATTTTCTCGGATCTCTTTCTCCCGATTGCAAATACACAAG GGTAAAAGTTCAATTTGAAGCTGGTGGAGAATCATTCCATTGTGTTGGACAGCATGTCATAGCTCAAGGATTCACATCTATCATGCCGTGGTTGGCAGTAAGTGAGATAAATATTCCTCAGTTTTCTGAAGGGGAGAATATTCGCATTTCGAGAATTGAAATCGACGAG GGAAGCACGCAACCACCAGATTACCTTAGTGAAAGTGAACTTATATCGTTGATGGAAAAAAATGGCATAGGGACAGATGCATCCATTCCTGTCCATATCAACAACATTTGTGAACGCAATTATGTACAG GTACAAGCAGGTAGAAGATTGTATCCTACTGTTTTAGGTATCAGCTTAATAAGAGGCTACCAATGTATAGATCCAGATCTCTGTTTGCCTGACATCCGAAGTTTCATTGAGCACCAGATCAGCCTTGTGGCCAAAGGTCAGGCGGACCATTCTATAGTTGTAGAGCATGTGATAGAGCAATTCAAAAGGAAGTTTATTTACTTTGTCAAGCAG ATTGAAAACATGGATGCGCTATTTGAAGCGGAATTTTCTCCTCTCTCAGATTCTGGGCGTGTTCTTAGTAAATGTGGCAAATGTTTGAGATACATGAAGCACATATCAAGCCAGCCATCACGGCTATACTGTGCCACATGTGAGGAAATTTATTACACTCCTCAAAAGGGTACAATCAAG CTATACAAGGAACTAACCTGCCCTCTAGATAATTTCGAGCTTTTGATCTTCTCGATGCCCGGTCCAGACGGTAAATCCTTCCCTTTCTGCCCTTACTGTTTCAACAATCCGCCATTTGAAGGCATCGAAAATATATTCGGTGAAAGTAAAACAAGTAGTGCTGTTACGTTGGGGAAGGGAGCTGGCATGCCATGTTTCCTCTGCCCACACCCCACATGCCAGCATTCCATGGTATCCCAAGGCGTCTGTGCTTGCCCAGAATGTGACGGCACAATGGTGCTGGATCCAGTCAGCGCTCCCAAATGGAGGCTTTATTGCAATATGTGCAAGTGCCTTGTTTCCCTTCCTGAAGGCGCTCATAGGATCTCTACGACTGAAGACCAGTGTCCTGAGTGCGACTCAACTATCATAGAGGTAGACTTTAATAAGAAGACGACCCCTTTAAAGGATGGAACTACGTTGCACGTTGGATGCATTCTTTGCGATGAGTTGTTGCATTCACTGGTGGAGATGAAGCATGGGAAGTCGTTTTCAGGGTATGGGAGACACAGGGGACGGAGTAGGGGAAGAGGGCGACGTGGATATCGTGGCAGCAGAGGACGTGGTGGGAAGAAACCTCAAGACCCAAAAATGAGCTTCCGAGATTTTTGA